Proteins encoded by one window of Cystobacter ferrugineus:
- the sufB gene encoding Fe-S cluster assembly protein SufB: protein MSTQTLQELTKRPYEAGFVTAIESETIPRGLNEDIIRIISAKKNEPEFMLEWRLRAYRHWLTLEEPRWQKVEYAPIDYQDIIYYSAPKQKPKLDSLDQVDPELLKTYAKLGIPLEEQKRLQNVAVDAVFDSVSVATTFKDKLAKAGVIFCSFSEAVREHPELVKKYLGTVVPHSDNYFAALNSAVFSDGSFVYIPKGVRCPMELSTYFRINAENTGQFERTLIVADEGSTVSYLEGCTAPQRDSNQLHAAVVELVALDGATIKYSTVQNWYPGDEQGRGGIYNFVTKRGIAHHRAKISWTQVETGSAITWKYPSVILKGDDSVGEFYSVALANHRQQADTGTKMIHLGRNTKSTIVSKGISAGHGQNTYRGLVKVLKSAEGARNYTQCDSLLLGGKCGAHTLPYIEVKNASAQVEHEASTSKIGEDQLFYCQQRGISKEDAVSMIVNGFCRQVFKELPMEFAVEAQKLLSVSLEGSVG, encoded by the coding sequence ATGAGCACCCAGACCCTGCAGGAACTCACGAAGCGCCCCTATGAGGCCGGCTTCGTCACCGCCATCGAGTCCGAGACCATCCCCCGCGGGCTCAACGAAGACATCATCCGCATCATCTCCGCCAAGAAGAACGAGCCGGAGTTCATGCTCGAGTGGCGTCTGCGCGCCTACCGCCACTGGCTCACCCTCGAGGAGCCCCGCTGGCAGAAGGTGGAGTACGCGCCCATCGACTACCAGGACATCATCTACTACTCGGCCCCCAAGCAGAAGCCGAAGCTCGACAGCCTGGACCAGGTGGATCCCGAGTTGCTCAAGACCTACGCCAAGCTCGGCATCCCGCTCGAGGAGCAGAAGCGCCTGCAGAACGTGGCGGTGGACGCCGTGTTCGACTCCGTCTCCGTGGCCACCACCTTCAAGGACAAGCTGGCCAAGGCGGGCGTCATCTTCTGCTCCTTCTCCGAGGCCGTGCGCGAGCACCCGGAGCTGGTGAAGAAGTACCTGGGCACGGTGGTGCCGCACTCGGACAACTACTTCGCGGCCCTCAACTCGGCCGTCTTCAGCGACGGCTCGTTCGTCTACATCCCCAAGGGCGTGCGCTGCCCCATGGAGCTGTCCACCTACTTCCGCATCAACGCGGAGAACACCGGCCAGTTCGAGCGCACCCTCATCGTCGCCGACGAGGGCTCCACCGTGAGCTACCTCGAGGGCTGCACCGCGCCCCAGCGCGACTCCAACCAGCTCCACGCCGCCGTGGTGGAGCTCGTGGCGCTGGATGGGGCCACCATCAAGTACTCCACGGTGCAGAACTGGTACCCCGGGGACGAGCAGGGCCGCGGTGGCATCTACAACTTCGTCACCAAGCGCGGCATCGCGCACCACCGCGCGAAGATCTCCTGGACGCAGGTGGAGACCGGCTCGGCCATCACCTGGAAGTACCCGAGCGTCATCCTCAAGGGGGATGACTCGGTGGGCGAGTTCTACTCGGTGGCGCTCGCCAACCACCGCCAGCAGGCGGACACGGGCACGAAGATGATCCACCTGGGCCGCAACACGAAGAGCACCATCGTGTCCAAGGGCATCTCCGCGGGCCACGGGCAGAACACCTACCGGGGCCTGGTGAAGGTGCTCAAGAGCGCCGAGGGTGCGCGCAACTACACCCAGTGCGACTCGCTCTTGCTCGGCGGCAAGTGTGGCGCCCACACGCTGCCGTACATCGAGGTGAAGAACGCCTCGGCGCAGGTGGAGCACGAGGCGTCCACGTCGAAGATCGGCGAGGACCAGCTCTTCTACTGCCAGCAGCGGGGCATCTCGAAGGAAGACGCCGTATCGATGATCGTCAATGGCTTCTGCCGGCAGGTCTTCAAGGAGCTGCCCATGGAGTTCGCCGTGGAGGCGCAGAAGCTGCTCAGTGTGAGCCTGGAAGGAAGCGTGGGATGA
- the sufT gene encoding putative Fe-S cluster assembly protein SufT: MRGLQTPLARDCEVTMIPSGERVVVPAGTEVRVLQTLGGNVTVQGDYGQLMRIDEKDVEVLGEDYLKQNAKPAEAQQQSGEFDPESVWEQLRTVYDPEIPVNIVELGLVYECKSTPLPDGGNKVEIQMTVTAPGCGMGPVLVDDVRRKVSGLPGVKEADVQLVWEPPWDQSRMSDVARLELGWM, from the coding sequence ATGAGAGGGCTACAGACACCGCTCGCACGCGACTGCGAGGTGACGATGATCCCGAGTGGCGAGCGGGTGGTGGTTCCCGCCGGCACCGAGGTCCGGGTGCTCCAGACGCTCGGCGGCAACGTGACCGTGCAGGGCGACTACGGGCAGCTCATGCGCATCGACGAGAAGGACGTCGAGGTGCTGGGCGAGGACTACCTGAAGCAGAACGCGAAGCCCGCCGAGGCGCAGCAGCAGAGCGGGGAGTTCGACCCGGAGAGCGTCTGGGAGCAACTGCGCACGGTGTACGATCCGGAGATTCCGGTGAACATCGTGGAGCTGGGGCTCGTGTACGAGTGCAAGAGCACGCCCCTGCCGGACGGTGGCAACAAGGTCGAGATCCAGATGACGGTGACGGCGCCCGGGTGTGGCATGGGCCCGGTGCTGGTGGATGACGTGCGGCGCAAGGTGAGCGGCCTGCCCGGGGTGAAGGAAGCGGACGTGCAGCTCGTGTGGGAGCCCCCGTGGGACCAGAGCCGCATGTCCGACGTGGCGCGGCTGGAACTGGGCTGGATGTAG
- a CDS encoding PLP-dependent aminotransferase family protein: MAEASRLRRYEQVAERLAEAMAAGTLRPGDRLPSVRQLSLRERVSISTVLQAYLHLESLGLVETRPQSGHYVRRRERPRPEEPRVSRPTSTATPPGISALVARVYRAASDERIVQLGAAVPAPELLPGPRLHRDMVMLSRQRPDAIGYDMPPGCLELRRQVARRALEWGCSLSADDFITTCGATEAVYLSLAAVARSGDTVVIESPAYYGTLQAMESLGLRALELPSHPRHGLELDALEAVLDKRRVAAVLVVPSFSNPLGACMPEENRARLVAMLARREVPLIEDDIYGDLHHGLERPRTCKSFDRAGLVLLCGSVSKTLAPGFRVGWVAPGRFQERMELLKFAHTTATPTLPQLAVARFLASGGYDKHLRTLRRRLASQVERMTEAICEHFPEGTRVSRPSGGSLLWVELPPKVNTLVLHARALEAGISIAPGPIFSAQARYTNCIRLNCGQVWSPRLEAAMATLGSLARALA, translated from the coding sequence ATGGCGGAGGCCTCGCGGCTCCGGCGTTACGAGCAGGTCGCCGAGCGGCTCGCGGAGGCCATGGCCGCCGGCACGTTGCGGCCCGGGGACAGGCTGCCCTCGGTGCGGCAGCTCAGCCTGCGCGAGCGGGTGAGCATCTCCACCGTCCTCCAGGCGTACCTCCACCTGGAGTCGCTCGGCCTCGTGGAGACGCGGCCCCAGTCCGGCCACTACGTGCGCCGTCGCGAGCGCCCCCGCCCGGAGGAGCCTCGCGTCTCCCGCCCCACCAGCACCGCCACGCCGCCTGGTATCAGCGCCCTCGTGGCCCGCGTGTACCGGGCCGCCAGTGACGAGCGGATCGTGCAGCTCGGCGCCGCCGTGCCCGCGCCCGAGCTCCTGCCCGGCCCGCGCCTCCACCGCGACATGGTGATGCTGTCCCGCCAGCGCCCCGATGCCATCGGCTACGACATGCCTCCCGGCTGCCTGGAGCTGCGCCGCCAGGTGGCCCGCCGCGCGCTGGAGTGGGGCTGCTCGCTGTCCGCTGATGACTTCATCACCACCTGTGGCGCCACCGAGGCCGTCTACCTCAGCCTCGCCGCCGTGGCCCGTTCGGGCGACACCGTCGTGATCGAGTCCCCTGCCTACTACGGCACCCTCCAGGCCATGGAGTCACTCGGCCTGCGCGCGCTGGAGCTTCCCAGCCACCCGCGCCACGGCCTGGAGCTGGACGCGCTGGAGGCCGTCCTCGACAAGCGCCGCGTGGCCGCCGTGCTGGTGGTGCCCAGTTTCAGCAACCCGCTCGGCGCCTGCATGCCCGAGGAGAACCGCGCCCGCCTCGTGGCGATGCTCGCCAGGCGCGAGGTTCCGCTCATCGAGGACGACATCTACGGCGATCTGCACCACGGCCTGGAGCGCCCCCGCACCTGCAAGTCGTTCGACCGCGCGGGGCTGGTGCTGCTGTGCGGCTCGGTGTCCAAGACGCTCGCTCCGGGCTTCCGGGTGGGGTGGGTGGCGCCGGGGCGATTCCAGGAGCGCATGGAGCTGCTCAAGTTCGCCCACACGACGGCCACGCCCACGCTGCCGCAGCTCGCGGTGGCGCGATTCCTCGCCAGCGGCGGCTATGACAAGCACCTGCGCACGCTGCGGCGGCGGCTCGCCTCGCAGGTGGAGCGGATGACGGAGGCCATCTGCGAACACTTTCCCGAGGGCACCCGCGTCTCACGCCCCTCGGGCGGCTCGCTGCTGTGGGTGGAGCTACCGCCCAAGGTGAACACGCTCGTCCTGCACGCGCGGGCGCTGGAGGCGGGCATCAGCATCGCGCCGGGACCCATCTTCTCCGCACAGGCCCGCTACACGAACTGCATCCGCCTCAACTGCGGGCAGGTCTGGAGTCCCCGCCTGGAGGCCGCCATGGCCACCCTCGGCAGTCTCGCGCGCGCTCTCGCGTAG
- the sufU gene encoding Fe-S cluster assembly sulfur transfer protein SufU, whose amino-acid sequence MSSELQDLYQEVVLEHGKRPRNFREVEGANRRADGYNPLCGDQLTVTLRMDGDVIRDVGFVGQGCAISRASASLMTGAVKELSRADAERLFELVHRLVTEGPEGLDLEVLGKLAVLSGVSEFPSRVKCASLAWHALRAALEGKDASVSTE is encoded by the coding sequence ATGAGCTCGGAACTGCAGGACCTCTACCAGGAAGTGGTGCTGGAGCACGGCAAGCGTCCGCGCAACTTCCGCGAGGTGGAAGGCGCCAACCGGCGCGCGGATGGCTACAACCCACTGTGTGGCGATCAGCTCACCGTGACGCTGCGCATGGACGGCGACGTCATCCGGGACGTGGGGTTCGTGGGGCAGGGGTGTGCCATCTCCCGCGCCTCGGCGTCGTTGATGACGGGCGCGGTGAAGGAGCTGTCGCGGGCGGACGCCGAGCGGCTCTTCGAGCTGGTGCACCGGCTGGTGACGGAGGGCCCCGAGGGCCTGGACCTGGAGGTGCTGGGCAAGCTGGCGGTGCTCTCCGGGGTGAGTGAATTCCCCTCGCGCGTGAAGTGCGCGAGCCTGGCCTGGCATGCGTTGCGCGCGGCGCTCGAGGGCAAGGACGCCTCGGTGTCGACGGAGTAG
- the sufC gene encoding Fe-S cluster assembly ATPase SufC: MKPLLSIKDLHVRVAGREVLKGINLELMPGEVHAIMGPNGSGKSTLSQVLSGRETYEVTKGEVLFDGNDLLAMPPEARAHAGVFMAFQYPVEIPGVGNLHFLRTALNARRRAEGKEELDAMDFLKLAREKSKLVELDQAFMQRSVNEGFSGGEKKRNEIFQMAVLEPKLAVLDETDSGLDIDALRIVSGGINALRTPERSMLVITHYQRLLEYVVPDRVSVLAGGLIVRTGGRELALELEKKGYAWLNEGKAPVGKEARP, translated from the coding sequence ATGAAGCCGCTGCTCAGCATCAAGGACCTGCACGTGCGCGTGGCGGGTCGCGAGGTCCTCAAGGGAATCAACCTGGAGCTCATGCCCGGGGAGGTCCACGCCATCATGGGCCCCAACGGCTCGGGCAAGAGCACGCTGTCGCAGGTGCTCTCCGGCCGCGAGACGTATGAGGTGACGAAGGGCGAGGTGCTCTTCGACGGGAATGACTTGCTCGCGATGCCGCCCGAGGCGCGCGCCCACGCGGGCGTGTTCATGGCCTTCCAGTACCCGGTGGAGATTCCGGGCGTGGGCAACCTGCACTTCCTGCGCACGGCGCTCAACGCCCGGCGGCGCGCCGAGGGCAAGGAGGAGCTGGACGCCATGGACTTCCTCAAGCTCGCGCGTGAGAAGTCCAAGCTGGTGGAGCTGGATCAGGCGTTCATGCAGCGCTCGGTGAACGAGGGCTTCTCCGGCGGCGAGAAGAAGCGCAACGAGATCTTCCAGATGGCGGTGCTGGAGCCGAAGCTGGCCGTGCTCGACGAGACGGACTCGGGCCTGGACATCGACGCGCTGCGCATCGTGTCCGGGGGCATCAACGCGCTGCGCACGCCCGAGCGCAGCATGCTCGTCATCACCCACTATCAGCGGCTGCTCGAGTACGTGGTGCCGGACCGGGTGTCGGTGCTGGCCGGTGGGCTCATCGTGCGCACGGGCGGGCGCGAGCTGGCGCTGGAGCTGGAGAAGAAGGGCTACGCGTGGCTCAACGAAGGCAAGGCCCCGGTGGGCAAGGAGGCCCGGCCGTGA
- a CDS encoding GNAT family N-acetyltransferase: MIAIEPARFPSDLPLVQTLFREYAESLGIDLGFQDFESELAGLPGKYAPPRGRLLIARRGAQAMGCVALRPISVEACEMKRLYVRPAARGEQLGRRLVERLCEEARAAGYRRICLDTLSSMAAAIGLYTSMGFKPIEPYVFNPIPGALFLGRDLLDAP, translated from the coding sequence ATGATTGCCATTGAACCCGCGCGATTCCCGTCCGATCTGCCGCTCGTGCAGACGCTGTTTCGCGAGTACGCCGAAAGCCTTGGCATCGACCTGGGCTTTCAAGACTTCGAATCCGAGCTGGCGGGCCTGCCGGGCAAGTACGCGCCGCCGCGCGGGCGGCTGCTGATCGCCCGGCGGGGAGCACAGGCCATGGGGTGTGTGGCGCTGCGGCCGATCAGCGTCGAGGCGTGCGAGATGAAGCGACTGTATGTCCGGCCCGCCGCACGCGGCGAGCAGCTCGGACGGCGCCTCGTCGAGCGTCTCTGCGAGGAGGCGCGCGCCGCCGGCTATCGACGCATCTGCCTCGACACCCTGTCGAGCATGGCCGCGGCGATCGGGCTGTACACCTCGATGGGGTTCAAGCCAATCGAGCCCTACGTGTTCAACCCGATCCCGGGCGCGCTGTTTCTCGGACGGGATCTGCTGGACGCGCCCTAG
- the sufD gene encoding Fe-S cluster assembly protein SufD — MTDEGLRYYLDLAERFQAERSAGAPAWLRELRRDGIEQLSRQGFPTSRNEDWKYTNVSSVSCQSFCPVHTVHEASMEAAVEQQRLPGPGARLVFVDGRFVRELSRLDGLPEGLQVRSLREALEEGAPLEELVGQRARAASSAFTALNMALLEEGAWVDVAPGTVCADPVQLLFLARGVATLSLASPRVVVRAGANSELTLVESYVGVAPGVSFTNAVTEVVLGDGARVTHLKLQAESEVAFHIGSLHVEQGRDSRFASHVLSLGGALARNEVHALFKERGGEATLNGLYVGHGTQHLDQWTNLDHAQPDCTSRELYKGVLDDNARGTFHGKVMVRPDAQHTDARQNNRNLLLSETASAEARPQLEILADDVKCAHGATVGRLDEQALFYLRSRGIPRGEAERLLTLAFATEVVSAIPLASLRTQVEDLLTRKLPGAKEGRA; from the coding sequence GTGACGGACGAGGGGCTGCGCTACTACCTCGACCTGGCCGAGCGCTTCCAGGCGGAGCGGTCCGCGGGGGCTCCCGCGTGGCTGCGCGAGCTGCGGCGGGACGGCATCGAGCAGCTCTCGCGCCAGGGGTTTCCCACCTCGCGCAACGAGGACTGGAAGTACACGAACGTGTCCTCCGTGAGCTGCCAGTCCTTCTGCCCCGTGCACACCGTGCACGAGGCGAGCATGGAGGCGGCGGTGGAGCAGCAGCGCCTGCCGGGCCCCGGGGCGCGGCTGGTGTTCGTGGATGGCCGCTTCGTGCGTGAGCTGTCCCGGCTGGACGGCCTGCCCGAGGGGCTCCAGGTGCGCAGCCTGCGCGAGGCGCTCGAGGAGGGCGCGCCACTGGAGGAGCTCGTGGGCCAGCGGGCCCGCGCGGCGTCGAGTGCCTTCACCGCGCTCAACATGGCGCTGCTGGAGGAGGGCGCGTGGGTGGACGTGGCGCCCGGCACGGTGTGCGCGGATCCCGTGCAACTGCTCTTCCTCGCGCGGGGCGTGGCCACGCTGTCGCTGGCCAGCCCCCGGGTGGTGGTGCGCGCCGGGGCGAACAGTGAGCTCACGCTCGTGGAGAGCTATGTGGGCGTGGCGCCCGGCGTATCCTTCACCAACGCGGTGACGGAGGTGGTGCTCGGGGATGGCGCGCGGGTGACGCACCTCAAGCTCCAGGCCGAGTCCGAGGTGGCCTTCCACATCGGCTCGCTGCACGTGGAGCAGGGGAGGGACAGCCGCTTCGCCTCGCATGTGCTCTCGCTGGGCGGCGCGCTCGCGCGCAACGAGGTGCATGCGCTCTTCAAGGAGCGGGGCGGTGAGGCCACGCTCAACGGGTTGTACGTGGGCCATGGCACGCAGCACCTGGACCAGTGGACGAACCTGGACCATGCGCAGCCGGACTGCACCAGCCGCGAGCTGTACAAGGGCGTGCTGGACGACAACGCCCGGGGCACCTTCCACGGCAAGGTGATGGTGCGTCCGGACGCGCAGCACACCGACGCGCGGCAGAACAACCGCAACCTCCTCCTGTCGGAGACGGCGTCGGCGGAAGCGAGGCCCCAGTTGGAGATCCTCGCGGATGACGTGAAGTGCGCGCACGGCGCGACGGTGGGCCGGCTGGACGAGCAGGCGCTGTTCTATCTGCGCTCGCGAGGCATTCCCCGGGGCGAGGCGGAGCGGCTCTTGACGCTCGCCTTCGCCACGGAGGTGGTGAGCGCCATTCCCCTGGCGTCGTTGCGCACCCAGGTGGAGGATCTGCTCACGCGCAAGCTTCCCGGAGCGAAGGAGGGTCGGGCATGA
- a CDS encoding alpha/beta fold hydrolase has protein sequence MDRRDILKSAEVAGAGVGFMACSSQAMAVTGGPAASPAKAPPASFIRTRDGVALFYRDWGTGKPVVFLSGWTLCSDMWNYQMVPLSDQGLRCIAYDRRGHGRSSDPGRGYDYDTLADDLAAVAVIRGGRAA, from the coding sequence ATGGACAGGCGAGACATCCTGAAATCGGCCGAGGTAGCGGGGGCGGGCGTGGGCTTCATGGCCTGCAGCAGTCAAGCGATGGCCGTGACCGGGGGCCCGGCCGCCTCGCCGGCGAAAGCGCCTCCCGCGTCCTTCATCCGGACTCGCGATGGCGTCGCGCTGTTCTACCGGGACTGGGGCACCGGCAAGCCGGTGGTCTTCCTGTCAGGCTGGACGCTCTGCTCGGACATGTGGAACTACCAGATGGTCCCCTTGTCCGATCAGGGCCTGCGCTGCATCGCCTACGACCGGCGCGGACATGGCCGCTCCAGTGACCCGGGGCGCGGCTATGATTACGACACGCTGGCTGACGATCTGGCAGCTGTTGCAGTAATCCGCGGCGGGCGAGCGGCCTGA
- a CDS encoding DUF2917 domain-containing protein codes for MATATLRGLWRAVRPHRRAHGETKGPVQVVLDEGAVWSCRVRAGGLRLTCCEGLLWLTREGDPGDTVVKAGGSVRLDGPGLVVVQALRRARFGPSEP; via the coding sequence ATGGCAACAGCGACGCTCCGAGGACTGTGGCGGGCAGTGAGGCCGCACCGGAGGGCACACGGAGAAACGAAGGGGCCGGTGCAGGTGGTGCTCGACGAGGGCGCGGTGTGGAGCTGCCGCGTGCGGGCGGGAGGGCTGAGGCTCACCTGCTGCGAGGGCCTGCTCTGGCTCACCCGCGAGGGGGATCCGGGGGACACGGTGGTGAAGGCGGGCGGCTCGGTCCGGCTGGACGGCCCAGGGTTGGTGGTGGTGCAGGCGCTGCGTCGAGCACGCTTCGGGCCGAGCGAACCATGA
- a CDS encoding cysteine desulfurase — MSGATLDMARIRADFPILHQEVRGRPLVYLDSAATTQKPRAVIDALVHYYTHDNANVHRGVHALSERSTQAYEGARERVRRFINARETKEIIFVRGCTEAINLVAQTYGRTKVGPGDEVLITAMEHHSDIVPWQMLCQQVGATLKMVPVDEHGELRLEQLDTLLTERTRLLAVTHVSNALGTVNPVKEITRRAHARGVPVLVDGAQAMQHFRVDVQDLDCDFYAFSGHKMFGPTGIGVLYGKAQMLESLPPWQGGGDMILTVTLDKTVYNRLPYRLEAGTPDISGAVGLAAALDYLDSVGREAIAAHDQELLEYGAKALESVPGLRLMGRARERSGVLSFLMEDVHAHDVGTILDREGVAIRAGHHCAQPLLACFGVAATVRASLALYNTREDIDALVRGLHKVREVFA, encoded by the coding sequence ATGAGTGGAGCAACCCTGGACATGGCGCGCATCCGCGCCGACTTCCCCATCCTCCACCAGGAGGTCCGGGGCCGGCCGCTGGTGTACCTGGACAGCGCGGCCACCACGCAGAAGCCCCGGGCCGTCATCGACGCCCTGGTGCACTACTACACGCACGACAACGCCAACGTGCACCGCGGCGTGCACGCGCTCTCCGAGCGGTCCACCCAGGCCTACGAGGGCGCGCGCGAGCGGGTGCGCCGCTTCATCAACGCGCGCGAGACGAAGGAGATCATCTTCGTGCGCGGCTGCACCGAGGCCATCAACCTGGTGGCGCAGACGTATGGCCGCACCAAGGTGGGTCCGGGCGACGAGGTGCTCATCACCGCCATGGAGCACCACTCGGACATCGTGCCCTGGCAGATGCTCTGCCAGCAGGTGGGCGCCACGCTCAAGATGGTGCCGGTGGACGAGCACGGTGAGCTGCGGCTGGAGCAACTCGACACGCTGCTCACCGAGCGCACGCGCCTGCTCGCGGTGACGCATGTGTCCAACGCGCTCGGCACGGTGAATCCCGTCAAGGAGATCACCCGGCGGGCGCACGCGCGGGGCGTGCCCGTGCTCGTGGATGGCGCCCAGGCGATGCAGCACTTCCGCGTGGACGTGCAGGACCTGGACTGCGACTTCTACGCGTTCTCCGGACACAAGATGTTCGGCCCCACGGGCATCGGCGTGCTGTACGGCAAGGCCCAGATGCTCGAGTCGCTTCCGCCCTGGCAGGGCGGTGGCGACATGATCCTCACCGTCACGTTGGACAAGACCGTCTACAACCGGCTGCCCTACCGCCTGGAGGCGGGGACTCCGGACATCTCGGGCGCGGTGGGGCTGGCGGCGGCGCTGGACTACCTCGACTCGGTGGGGCGGGAAGCCATCGCGGCGCACGATCAGGAACTGCTGGAGTACGGGGCGAAGGCGCTGGAGAGCGTGCCGGGGTTGCGGCTCATGGGCCGGGCGCGGGAGCGCTCGGGGGTGCTGTCCTTCCTGATGGAGGACGTGCATGCGCACGACGTGGGCACCATCCTGGACCGCGAGGGCGTGGCCATCCGGGCGGGGCACCACTGCGCGCAGCCCCTGCTGGCGTGCTTCGGCGTGGCGGCCACGGTGCGCGCGTCCCTGGCCCTGTACAACACGCGCGAGGATATCGACGCGCTGGTGCGCGGGCTGCACAAGGTGCGGGAGGTGTTCGCATGA